From the genome of Variovorax sp. RA8, one region includes:
- a CDS encoding substrate-binding domain-containing protein encodes MNPITRRLALTAVAAAALAAGPVLAAEKVSLGVSIPAATHSFMGGINYWANQAKKDLEKEHKDLKITIKTAANAPEQANQLQDLSTVTKINALVIFPFESAALTKPVAQVKAKGTYVTVVDRGLTDTSAQDAYVAGDNTAFGKIPAEYIAKKLGGKGDIVALRGIATTLDNERMDAFNGVLKNYPDIKLLDAKYANWNRDDAFKVTQDYLTRFKKIDAIWAADDDMAVGVLKAIEQAKRDDIKVIFGGAGAKGMVKTILDGKDPRIQADVSYSPKFIYDAIKLTAEARLKGEKLPATTIIPSVLITKENAKEFYHPNSPF; translated from the coding sequence ATGAATCCCATCACCCGACGCCTCGCACTCACCGCGGTTGCCGCCGCCGCGCTTGCCGCCGGTCCGGTCCTGGCCGCCGAGAAGGTGAGCCTCGGCGTCTCGATCCCGGCCGCGACGCACAGCTTCATGGGCGGCATCAACTACTGGGCCAACCAGGCGAAGAAGGACCTGGAGAAGGAGCACAAGGATCTCAAGATCACGATCAAGACGGCGGCCAACGCGCCCGAGCAGGCCAACCAGCTGCAGGACCTCTCGACGGTGACCAAGATCAACGCCCTGGTGATCTTCCCCTTCGAATCCGCCGCGCTCACCAAGCCGGTGGCCCAGGTCAAGGCCAAGGGCACCTACGTCACGGTGGTCGACCGCGGCCTGACAGACACCAGCGCGCAGGACGCCTACGTGGCCGGCGACAACACCGCCTTCGGCAAGATCCCGGCGGAGTACATCGCCAAGAAGCTGGGCGGCAAGGGCGACATCGTCGCGCTGCGCGGCATCGCCACCACGCTGGACAACGAGCGCATGGACGCCTTCAACGGCGTGCTGAAGAACTACCCCGACATCAAGCTGCTGGACGCCAAATACGCCAACTGGAACCGCGACGATGCCTTCAAGGTCACGCAGGACTACCTGACGCGCTTCAAGAAGATCGACGCCATCTGGGCGGCCGACGACGACATGGCCGTCGGCGTTCTCAAGGCCATCGAGCAGGCCAAGCGCGATGACATCAAGGTCATCTTCGGCGGTGCCGGTGCAAAGGGCATGGTCAAGACCATCCTCGACGGCAAGGACCCGCGCATCCAGGCCGACGTCAGCTACTCGCCCAAGTTCATCTACGACGCCATCAAGCTCACGGCCGAGGCGCGCCTCAAGGGCGAGAAGTTGCCGGCGACGACGATCATTCCCTCGGTGCTGATCACCAAGGAAAACGCCAAGGAGTTCTATCACCCCAACTCTCCCTTCTGA
- a CDS encoding Gfo/Idh/MocA family protein has protein sequence MPAIRKLRYAMVGGGRDAFIGAVHRKAIALDGQAELVAGALSSSAEKAKASGRELWLADDRNHGNWRALLDDELKRPEEERIDFVSIVTPNHLHFPVAQAFVEAGFHVVCDKPLVHTGAQADALVAAVARQGTVFAVTYNYTGYPMVREAREMARNGRLGEIRKVVVEYNQGWLATQLEKEGNKQAAWRSDPAKSGAAGAIGDIGSHAENLVATVTGLEIESLCADLSALVPGRALDDDGSVLLRFRGGARGVLIASQVNTGLENDLRLRVSGTLGTLVWRQEQPSELLHLPHDGPRRVLTRGAPWLGESARRASRLPSGHPEGFIEAFANVYGGVVADIRARLAGRQADALEADYPRVEDGARGVRFIERVVASAGSEVKWTAW, from the coding sequence ATGCCGGCGATACGCAAGCTGCGCTACGCCATGGTCGGCGGCGGGCGCGATGCCTTCATCGGCGCGGTGCACCGCAAGGCGATCGCGCTCGACGGGCAGGCCGAGCTGGTGGCCGGTGCGCTGTCGTCCAGCGCGGAGAAGGCGAAGGCCTCCGGGCGCGAGCTCTGGCTGGCCGACGACCGCAACCACGGCAACTGGCGAGCCCTGCTCGACGACGAGTTGAAGCGCCCCGAGGAAGAGCGCATCGACTTCGTCTCCATCGTCACGCCCAACCACCTGCACTTCCCCGTGGCGCAGGCCTTTGTCGAGGCCGGCTTCCACGTGGTCTGCGACAAGCCGCTGGTACACACCGGCGCCCAGGCCGATGCGCTGGTCGCGGCCGTGGCGCGGCAGGGCACTGTGTTCGCCGTGACCTACAACTACACCGGCTACCCGATGGTGCGCGAGGCGCGCGAGATGGCAAGGAACGGCCGGCTTGGCGAGATCCGCAAGGTGGTCGTCGAATACAACCAGGGCTGGCTCGCAACCCAGCTCGAGAAGGAAGGCAACAAGCAGGCGGCCTGGCGCAGCGACCCCGCGAAGAGCGGCGCGGCCGGCGCCATCGGTGACATCGGCTCGCATGCCGAGAACCTGGTCGCCACCGTGACGGGGCTCGAGATCGAAAGCCTCTGCGCCGACCTGAGCGCGCTGGTGCCGGGCCGCGCGCTCGACGACGACGGCAGCGTGCTGCTGCGCTTCCGCGGCGGGGCGCGCGGTGTGCTGATCGCATCGCAGGTCAACACCGGGCTGGAAAACGACCTGCGCCTGCGCGTCTCGGGCACGCTCGGCACGCTCGTCTGGCGTCAGGAGCAGCCCAGCGAGCTGCTGCACCTGCCCCACGACGGCCCGCGCCGCGTGCTGACGCGCGGCGCGCCATGGCTGGGCGAGTCGGCGCGGCGCGCGAGCCGGCTGCCCAGCGGGCATCCCGAGGGCTTCATCGAGGCCTTCGCCAACGTGTACGGCGGCGTCGTGGCCGATATTCGCGCGCGGCTCGCCGGCCGACAGGCCGATGCGCTGGAGGCCGACTACCCGCGGGTGGAGGACGGCGCGCGCGGCGTGCGCTTCATCGAGCGCGTGGTAGCGTCGGCCGGGAGCGAGGTGAAGTGGACGGCGTGGTGA
- a CDS encoding nucleoside 2-deoxyribosyltransferase — MQQPRPPRPRVYLAGPDIFFHDCERIYQDLKAACEHLGLEGVEPSDGGLGADFAGSDDERARRIYEGNIALIRQADGVIANLMDFRGLEPDSGTVFEVGFAVALGKPVVAYGVPAGSYASRVCAAMACTQDARGVMRERDSGVTVEGLGQRLNLMLACSVAIEATAEAALARLAMVVLPADPQLTTPSTSPRSRPTLPRAR, encoded by the coding sequence ATGCAACAGCCCCGACCTCCCCGGCCTCGCGTCTACCTCGCCGGGCCGGACATCTTCTTTCATGACTGCGAAAGGATCTACCAGGACCTGAAGGCCGCGTGCGAGCACCTGGGCCTGGAGGGCGTCGAGCCCTCGGACGGCGGCCTCGGCGCGGACTTCGCGGGCAGCGACGACGAGCGGGCGCGCCGCATCTACGAGGGCAACATCGCCCTCATCCGGCAGGCCGACGGCGTGATTGCCAACTTGATGGACTTCCGCGGCCTCGAGCCGGACTCTGGCACCGTGTTCGAGGTCGGCTTCGCGGTGGCGCTGGGCAAGCCGGTGGTGGCCTACGGCGTGCCGGCGGGCAGTTATGCGAGCCGGGTCTGCGCGGCCATGGCATGCACGCAGGACGCACGCGGCGTCATGCGTGAGCGCGACAGCGGCGTGACGGTGGAAGGCTTGGGCCAACGGCTGAACCTGATGTTGGCCTGCTCCGTGGCGATCGAGGCGACGGCCGAAGCAGCCCTCGCGCGGTTGGCGATGGTGGTGCTTCCTGCAGATCCGCAGCTCACCACGCCGTCCACTTCACCTCGCTCCCGGCCGACGCTACCACGCGCTCGATGA
- a CDS encoding NAD(+) synthase produces MTEHEFLNPYTHGFARLAVAVPRNRVADPVFNTAETLRLYREAADDGAVLVAFPELGLSAYTCDDLFHQAALLDACEHALLEVAAASRDIGAVAVVGLPLRVDHRLFNCAAVVAEGRVLGVLPKTYLPNYGEFYEGRQFNGADTALATELVLGGQRIPFGADLLFQSRQLPLFKLHVEICEDVWVPIPPSSYAALAGATVLVNLSASNITIGKSDYRHRLVSLQSARCLAAYLYTSAGIGESTTDLAWDGQALIYESGDMLAESERFRNSSHFVAADVDLERVSRERMRQNSFGTSVHKHKEALAGWRTVEFKLPVPAQVPHGLLRQVARFPYVPSDAATRDARCSEVFNIQVQSLVQRIEAARIDKLVIGVSGGLDSTHALLVCAQAMDRLGKPRSDILGFTMPGFATTGRTLAQAHRLMASIGCTAREIDIRPSCRQMLEDLGHPFARGEPQYDIAFENVQAGERTSHLFRLANFHGGIVVGTGDLSELALGWCTYGVGDHMSHYNVNASVPKTLIKHLVHWVETTKLLGDEGSGVLRDILETEVSPELIPTANAPATGEGIEAQPGQRTEDTIGPYELQDFHLYYTLRYGFRPSKVAFLAHAAWGDRERGRWPDELQKERNEYGLADIKRHLGTFLYRFFKTSQFKRSCVPNAPKVGSGGSLSPRGDWRAPSDSEAEVWLEDLKRVPAP; encoded by the coding sequence ATGACCGAGCACGAGTTCCTCAATCCCTACACCCACGGCTTCGCACGCCTGGCCGTCGCGGTGCCGCGCAACCGGGTGGCCGACCCGGTGTTCAATACCGCCGAGACCCTGCGCCTGTACCGCGAGGCGGCGGATGACGGCGCCGTCCTGGTTGCCTTCCCGGAACTGGGACTCTCGGCCTACACCTGCGACGACCTGTTCCACCAGGCCGCGCTGCTGGATGCCTGCGAACATGCCCTGCTGGAGGTTGCCGCCGCCTCCCGCGACATCGGCGCGGTGGCCGTGGTGGGATTGCCGCTGCGCGTGGACCACCGCCTCTTCAACTGCGCCGCAGTGGTGGCCGAAGGCCGGGTGCTCGGCGTGCTGCCCAAGACCTACCTGCCGAACTACGGCGAGTTCTACGAAGGCCGCCAGTTCAACGGCGCCGACACCGCGTTGGCGACCGAACTGGTGCTCGGCGGCCAGCGCATTCCCTTCGGCGCCGACCTGCTGTTCCAGTCGCGCCAGCTGCCGCTCTTCAAGCTGCACGTGGAGATCTGCGAGGACGTGTGGGTGCCGATCCCGCCTTCCAGCTACGCGGCGCTCGCGGGCGCGACGGTGCTGGTCAATCTCTCGGCCTCCAACATCACGATCGGCAAATCGGACTACCGGCACCGCCTGGTCAGCCTGCAGTCGGCGCGCTGCCTGGCGGCCTATCTCTACACCTCGGCCGGCATCGGCGAGTCGACCACCGACCTGGCCTGGGACGGGCAGGCGCTGATCTACGAAAGCGGCGACATGCTGGCCGAGAGCGAGCGCTTCCGCAACAGCTCGCACTTCGTGGCGGCCGACGTGGACCTTGAGCGGGTCTCGCGCGAGCGCATGCGGCAGAACAGCTTCGGCACCTCGGTCCACAAGCACAAGGAGGCGCTCGCGGGCTGGCGCACCGTCGAGTTCAAATTGCCCGTCCCTGCGCAGGTGCCGCACGGCCTGCTGCGCCAGGTGGCGCGCTTCCCGTACGTGCCCTCGGACGCGGCCACACGCGATGCGCGCTGCAGCGAGGTCTTCAACATCCAGGTGCAGTCCCTGGTGCAGCGCATCGAGGCGGCCCGCATCGACAAGCTGGTGATCGGCGTTTCCGGCGGCCTCGACTCCACCCATGCGCTGCTGGTGTGCGCGCAGGCGATGGACCGGCTGGGCAAGCCGCGCTCCGATATCCTGGGCTTCACCATGCCCGGCTTCGCGACCACCGGCCGCACGCTGGCGCAGGCGCACCGGCTGATGGCCAGCATCGGCTGCACCGCGCGCGAGATCGACATCCGCCCCAGCTGCCGCCAGATGCTGGAGGACCTGGGCCATCCCTTCGCGCGGGGCGAGCCACAGTACGACATCGCCTTCGAGAACGTGCAGGCCGGCGAGCGCACCAGCCATCTGTTCCGGCTTGCCAACTTCCATGGCGGCATCGTGGTGGGCACCGGCGACCTGAGCGAGCTCGCGCTCGGCTGGTGCACCTACGGTGTAGGCGACCACATGTCGCATTACAACGTGAACGCGAGCGTGCCCAAGACGCTGATCAAGCATCTGGTGCATTGGGTCGAGACCACGAAGCTGCTGGGCGACGAGGGCAGTGGCGTGCTGCGCGACATCCTCGAGACCGAGGTCAGCCCGGAGCTGATCCCGACGGCCAATGCACCCGCGACCGGCGAAGGCATCGAGGCCCAGCCCGGCCAGCGCACCGAGGACACCATCGGTCCCTACGAGTTGCAGGACTTCCATCTCTACTACACGCTGCGCTACGGCTTCAGGCCGAGCAAGGTCGCCTTCCTGGCGCACGCGGCCTGGGGCGACCGCGAACGCGGACGCTGGCCCGACGAACTGCAGAAGGAGCGCAACGAGTACGGGCTGGCCGACATCAAGCGTCACCTGGGCACCTTCCTCTACCGCTTCTTCAAGACCAGCCAGTTCAAGCGCTCCTGCGTGCCCAACGCGCCCAAGGTGGGCTCCGGCGGCTCGCTCTCCCCGCGCGGCGACTGGCGGGCGCCCAGCGATTCGGAGGCCGAGGTGTGGCTGGAGGACCTGAAGCGCGTGCCGGCGCCCTGA
- a CDS encoding DUF3617 domain-containing protein — protein MARAARTGCSILLACGACAAMPAGAAMDYPARKPGLWEMTIQADGGAKAPAMSTQQCIDAATDKAMREMGNGADRQDCSKQDMRNEAGRMVIDSVCKIGTSTATTHAVVTGDFGSAYRMESRSTYSPPMMGRSEGTAVIEAKWVGPCKAGQKPGDIVLPNGMKMNLLEMPAARGK, from the coding sequence GTGGCCCGCGCCGCCCGCACCGGTTGTTCCATCCTTCTCGCGTGCGGTGCCTGTGCCGCCATGCCGGCGGGTGCGGCGATGGACTACCCCGCGCGCAAGCCCGGGCTCTGGGAGATGACGATCCAGGCCGACGGCGGCGCCAAGGCGCCCGCGATGAGCACCCAGCAATGCATCGACGCCGCCACCGACAAGGCAATGCGCGAGATGGGCAATGGCGCGGACCGGCAGGACTGCTCGAAGCAGGACATGCGCAACGAAGCCGGCCGCATGGTGATCGACTCCGTTTGCAAGATCGGCACCAGCACCGCCACCACGCACGCCGTGGTGACGGGTGACTTCGGCAGCGCCTACCGAATGGAAAGCCGATCGACCTACAGCCCGCCCATGATGGGTCGCAGCGAAGGCACGGCCGTCATCGAGGCCAAGTGGGTCGGGCCCTGCAAGGCAGGCCAGAAGCCGGGCGACATCGTGCTGCCCAACGGCATGAAGATGAACCTGCTCGAGATGCCTGCCGCGCGCGGCAAGTAG
- a CDS encoding ligase-associated DNA damage response exonuclease has product MPPQDLVVARPEGLYCPPGDFYIDPWRPVNRAVITHAHSDHARVGHGQYLAHEDSAGTLRARLGDITLQTLPYGAAIDHRGVRLSLHPAGHVLGSAQVRLEHGGRVWVASGDYKTESDGTCTPFEPVPCDTFITESTFGLPIYRWPAQAALFAEIDDWWRANAKHGRASVLLCYAFGKAQRILHGVDASIGPIVVHGAVEPLNAVYRAAGVALPSTLRVTDPGVDAALLKRALVLAPPSAAGTPWMRRFGQYSDAFASGWMQLRGTRRRRGVDRGFVMSDHADWPGLQQAIAGTGAERVFVTHGNVAVMVRWLGENGVDARSFHTEYGDEDMEGDASAGSPIPGEGETAEP; this is encoded by the coding sequence ATGCCCCCCCAAGACCTCGTCGTTGCGCGTCCCGAAGGCCTGTACTGCCCGCCCGGCGACTTCTACATCGACCCGTGGCGGCCGGTGAACCGCGCGGTCATCACCCACGCGCATTCCGATCACGCGCGCGTGGGCCATGGCCAGTACCTCGCGCACGAAGACAGCGCCGGCACCCTGCGCGCTCGCCTCGGCGACATCACCCTGCAGACGCTTCCCTACGGCGCGGCGATCGACCACCGCGGCGTGCGCCTGTCGCTGCATCCGGCCGGGCACGTGCTGGGCTCGGCGCAGGTGCGGCTCGAGCATGGGGGCCGCGTGTGGGTGGCCTCCGGCGACTACAAGACCGAGTCCGACGGCACCTGCACGCCCTTCGAGCCGGTGCCCTGCGACACCTTCATCACCGAGTCCACTTTCGGCCTGCCGATCTACCGGTGGCCGGCGCAGGCCGCGCTCTTCGCGGAGATCGACGACTGGTGGCGTGCCAACGCGAAGCATGGGCGCGCCTCGGTACTGCTGTGCTATGCCTTCGGCAAGGCGCAGCGCATCCTGCACGGCGTGGACGCGAGCATCGGGCCGATCGTGGTGCATGGCGCGGTGGAGCCGCTGAACGCGGTCTACCGCGCGGCGGGCGTGGCGCTGCCATCCACGCTGCGCGTGACGGACCCCGGCGTGGACGCAGCGCTGCTCAAGCGCGCGCTGGTGCTGGCGCCGCCATCGGCTGCCGGCACGCCATGGATGCGGCGTTTCGGCCAGTACTCGGATGCCTTCGCCAGCGGCTGGATGCAGCTGCGCGGAACGCGCAGGCGGCGCGGCGTGGACCGGGGCTTCGTGATGTCGGACCACGCGGATTGGCCGGGCCTGCAGCAGGCCATCGCGGGCACAGGGGCCGAGCGGGTGTTCGTGACGCATGGGAATGTGGCGGTCATGGTCCGCTGGCTGGGCGAGAACGGGGTGGATGCCCGGTCCTTCCACACCGAGTACGGCGACGAGGACATGGAAGGCGACGCGAGTGCGGGGAGCCCCATCCCAGGCGAAGGAGAAACAGCCGAGCCATGA
- a CDS encoding ATP-dependent DNA ligase — MKQFAALYRELDASTSNLVKQAALQRYLQAADPEDAAWAVYFLAGGRPRQLVPTKLLRLLAQQAAGLPEWLFDESYEAVGDLAETLSLLLPPPTEAHDLGLATWIEQHLLPLRGMPPEPLADALRAQWRQLAPEERLVYFKLITGAFRVGVSRLQVTQVLAAMSGLDPKQVAQRLMGYTHIAGRPGAADFAALIAPESGNEQDRQASGQPYPFFLAHPFALPLDQFDAVLGPPSQWLIEWKWDGIRAQLVRRAGQVCLWSRGEELVTDRFPELADMGRALPDGAVLDGEIVVWHRDSTAPHGEGRVQPFAELQKRIGRKTLTPKLLREIPVVLLAYDLLEWEGRDLRAMPQQERRVLLDDLVATAQHPALIASPMLHGESWQDLARQRESARAMGVEGMMLKQRHAAYGVGRTKDVGLWWKWKIDPLSVDAVLVYAQRGHGRRASLYSDYTFAVWDAPPEVEGRKLVPFAKAYSGLSDAEMGRVDAIIRRTTIESFGPVRSVKPTLVFELGFEGIARSARHKSGIAVRFPRMLRWREDKPVEEADTLQTLAALLPP, encoded by the coding sequence ATGAAGCAGTTCGCCGCGCTGTACCGCGAGCTCGATGCGAGCACCTCCAACCTCGTGAAGCAGGCGGCGCTGCAGCGCTACCTCCAGGCCGCCGACCCCGAGGACGCCGCCTGGGCCGTGTACTTCCTGGCGGGCGGCCGGCCGCGGCAACTGGTGCCGACCAAGCTGCTGCGGCTGCTGGCACAGCAGGCCGCCGGCCTGCCGGAGTGGCTGTTCGACGAGAGCTACGAGGCGGTGGGCGACCTGGCCGAGACCCTCTCGCTGCTGCTGCCGCCCCCCACCGAGGCGCACGACCTGGGCCTCGCGACGTGGATCGAGCAGCACTTGCTGCCCTTGCGCGGGATGCCCCCCGAACCGCTCGCCGATGCCCTGCGCGCCCAGTGGCGACAGTTGGCGCCGGAGGAGCGCCTCGTCTACTTCAAGCTCATCACCGGCGCCTTCCGCGTCGGCGTCTCGCGCCTGCAGGTCACGCAGGTGCTGGCGGCGATGAGCGGGCTCGACCCCAAGCAAGTCGCGCAGCGGCTGATGGGCTACACCCACATCGCGGGCCGGCCGGGCGCGGCCGACTTCGCGGCGCTGATCGCGCCCGAGAGCGGGAACGAGCAGGACCGCCAGGCGAGCGGGCAGCCTTACCCCTTCTTCCTCGCGCATCCCTTCGCACTGCCGCTCGATCAGTTCGATGCGGTGCTGGGCCCGCCCTCGCAGTGGCTCATCGAATGGAAGTGGGACGGCATCCGCGCGCAACTGGTGCGGCGCGCCGGCCAGGTATGCCTGTGGTCGCGCGGCGAGGAGCTGGTGACGGACCGCTTTCCCGAGCTGGCCGACATGGGCCGAGCGCTGCCTGACGGCGCGGTGCTCGATGGCGAGATCGTGGTCTGGCACCGGGACTCGACCGCGCCTCACGGCGAGGGCCGCGTGCAGCCCTTTGCCGAGTTGCAGAAGCGCATCGGCCGCAAGACGCTGACGCCGAAGCTGTTGCGCGAAATCCCCGTGGTGCTGCTGGCCTACGACCTGCTCGAGTGGGAAGGCCGCGACCTGCGGGCGATGCCGCAGCAGGAGCGGCGCGTGCTGCTCGACGACCTCGTCGCGACGGCGCAGCACCCCGCTCTGATCGCGAGCCCGATGCTGCACGGCGAGAGCTGGCAGGATCTCGCGCGCCAGCGCGAATCGGCACGGGCGATGGGCGTGGAAGGCATGATGCTCAAGCAGCGCCACGCGGCCTACGGCGTCGGCCGCACCAAGGACGTGGGCTTGTGGTGGAAGTGGAAGATCGACCCGCTCTCGGTGGACGCCGTGCTGGTCTACGCGCAGCGCGGACATGGGCGGCGCGCGAGCCTGTACAGCGACTACACCTTCGCGGTGTGGGATGCGCCGCCCGAGGTCGAGGGGCGCAAGCTCGTGCCCTTCGCCAAGGCCTATTCCGGGCTGAGCGATGCCGAGATGGGACGCGTCGACGCGATCATCCGGCGCACCACCATCGAGAGCTTCGGGCCGGTCAGGAGCGTGAAGCCCACGCTGGTCTTCGAGCTTGGTTTCGAGGGCATCGCGCGCAGCGCCCGGCACAAGAGCGGCATCGCAGTGCGCTTTCCGCGCATGCTGCGCTGGCGCGAGGACAAGCCGGTGGAGGAGGCGGATACCTTGCAGACGCTGGCGGCGCTGCTGCCGCCATGA
- a CDS encoding ligase-associated DNA damage response DEXH box helicase, translated as MSRLDDWFASRGWEAFDFQRSVWQALAEGRSGLLHATTGAGKTYAVWLGALHAFATKAAGKTPPPLTVLWLTPMRALAADTLRALQQALDALQPDWSAAARSGDTSSAERSAQNLRLPTVLVTTPESLSLQLARADAREVLGSLRLVVIDEWHELLGNKRGVQVQLALARLRRWNAGLCTWGMSATLGNLQDAMRTLLAGGDGVLVQGDVPKQLLIDSLLPGRAERFPWGGHLGLTMLPQVIGEIAASASTLVFTNTRSQSEIWYQALLEARPEWAGQIALHHGSLDRAVREWVELGLKSGALKAVVCTSSLDLGVDFLPVERVLQIGSAKGVARLLQRAGRSGHAPGRPSRITLVPTHSIEIVEGAAAREAVAQGRIEERRSPAQPLDVLVQHLVTVALGGGFVPDDLYAEVRSTVAYAGLSRESWQWCLDFVAQGGPSLVAYPDYRRAVPDAEGVWRVPDTRLARRHRMNIGTIVSDASMAVQYLRGARIGSVEESFVARMKPGDCFLFGGRLLELVRVHDMTAWVRRASGRKPSVPRWNGGRMPLTSTLADAVVRQLALADAGCYDTPELQSVRPLLEIQQRWSALPTPDTLLAELLKTREGWHLFLYPFAGRLVHLGLASLLAWRIAQHQPRTFSIAVNDYGFELLCAADPDWPALLPQVLAPVDETQLLHEVLASLNATELARRRFREIARVSGLIFQGYPGERRSSRQLQASSSLFYEVFRKYDPANRLLQQAEEELLAQELEIGRLSAVLARMASQRLMVQTPQRPTPFAFPLMVELFREKLSNESAAERIARMVAQLERAAGGGAEPADPDRVRRTLAFERPVEEGQAGRGKVPEGPGAA; from the coding sequence ATGAGCCGACTGGACGATTGGTTCGCGTCGCGCGGCTGGGAAGCCTTCGACTTTCAACGCAGCGTCTGGCAAGCCCTCGCCGAAGGCCGCTCCGGCCTGCTCCACGCCACCACGGGCGCGGGCAAGACTTACGCCGTCTGGCTCGGCGCGCTGCACGCCTTCGCGACGAAGGCAGCGGGCAAGACGCCGCCGCCGCTGACCGTGCTGTGGTTGACGCCGATGCGCGCCCTGGCCGCCGATACCTTGCGCGCGCTGCAGCAGGCTCTCGATGCCCTGCAGCCCGACTGGAGCGCAGCCGCCCGCAGCGGCGACACCTCCTCGGCCGAGCGCAGCGCGCAGAACCTGCGTCTGCCGACGGTGTTGGTCACCACGCCCGAGAGCCTCTCGCTGCAGCTTGCGCGCGCCGATGCCAGGGAGGTGCTGGGCTCGCTGCGCCTGGTCGTCATCGACGAATGGCACGAGCTGCTGGGCAACAAGCGCGGCGTGCAGGTGCAGCTCGCGCTGGCACGGTTGCGTCGCTGGAATGCCGGCCTCTGCACCTGGGGCATGTCGGCCACGCTCGGCAATCTGCAGGACGCCATGCGCACGCTGCTGGCCGGCGGCGACGGCGTCTTGGTGCAGGGTGACGTGCCCAAGCAGCTGCTCATCGACTCGCTGCTGCCTGGGCGCGCCGAGCGCTTTCCGTGGGGCGGGCACCTGGGGCTCACCATGCTGCCGCAAGTCATCGGGGAAATCGCCGCCAGCGCGAGCACGCTGGTCTTCACCAACACGCGCTCCCAATCCGAGATCTGGTACCAGGCCCTGCTCGAGGCGCGGCCCGAATGGGCGGGGCAGATCGCACTGCACCACGGCTCGCTGGACCGCGCGGTACGCGAATGGGTGGAGCTGGGCCTGAAGTCGGGCGCGCTCAAGGCCGTGGTGTGCACCTCCAGCCTGGACCTCGGCGTGGACTTCCTGCCGGTCGAGCGCGTGCTGCAGATCGGCTCGGCCAAAGGCGTGGCGCGGCTGTTGCAGCGCGCGGGACGCTCGGGCCATGCGCCCGGGCGTCCATCGCGCATCACCCTCGTGCCCACGCACAGCATCGAGATCGTGGAGGGCGCCGCCGCGCGCGAAGCCGTGGCGCAGGGCCGCATCGAGGAGCGCCGGTCGCCGGCGCAGCCGCTGGACGTGCTGGTGCAGCACCTGGTCACGGTCGCGCTCGGCGGCGGCTTCGTGCCCGACGATCTCTATGCGGAGGTGCGCTCCACGGTGGCCTACGCCGGGCTGTCCCGCGAGAGCTGGCAGTGGTGCCTGGACTTCGTGGCTCAGGGCGGGCCCTCGCTCGTGGCCTACCCCGACTACCGCCGCGCGGTGCCCGACGCCGAGGGGGTGTGGCGCGTGCCCGATACGCGTCTGGCGCGCCGGCACCGCATGAACATTGGCACCATCGTCAGCGACGCCAGCATGGCCGTGCAGTACCTGCGTGGGGCCAGGATCGGCAGCGTGGAGGAAAGCTTCGTCGCCCGCATGAAGCCGGGGGACTGCTTCCTCTTCGGCGGCCGGCTCCTGGAGCTGGTGCGAGTGCACGACATGACGGCCTGGGTGCGGCGCGCTAGCGGCCGCAAGCCCTCCGTGCCGCGCTGGAACGGTGGGCGCATGCCGCTGACCAGCACCCTGGCCGATGCCGTTGTGCGGCAGCTGGCGCTGGCCGATGCCGGCTGCTACGACACCCCGGAGTTGCAATCCGTTCGGCCGCTGCTCGAGATCCAGCAGCGCTGGTCGGCGCTGCCGACGCCGGACACCCTGCTGGCCGAGTTGCTGAAGACGCGCGAGGGCTGGCATCTCTTCCTCTATCCGTTTGCGGGGCGGCTGGTGCACCTGGGCCTGGCCAGCCTGCTCGCCTGGCGCATCGCACAGCACCAGCCGCGCACCTTCTCGATCGCGGTGAACGACTACGGCTTCGAGCTGCTCTGCGCGGCCGACCCTGACTGGCCGGCGCTGCTGCCGCAGGTGCTGGCCCCGGTGGACGAGACGCAACTGCTGCACGAGGTGCTCGCCTCCCTCAACGCCACCGAGCTGGCGCGCCGGCGCTTCCGCGAGATCGCGCGCGTCTCCGGCCTGATCTTCCAGGGCTATCCCGGCGAGCGGCGCAGCAGCCGGCAGCTGCAGGCCTCCTCCTCGCTGTTCTACGAGGTGTTCCGCAAGTACGACCCTGCCAACCGGTTGTTGCAGCAGGCCGAGGAGGAACTGCTCGCGCAGGAGCTGGAGATCGGGCGGCTGAGCGCCGTCCTCGCGCGCATGGCCTCGCAGCGGCTCATGGTACAGACGCCGCAGCGGCCCACCCCCTTCGCCTTTCCGCTGATGGTGGAGCTGTTTCGCGAGAAGCTGTCGAACGAGAGCGCGGCTGAGCGCATCGCGCGCATGGTCGCGCAGCTGGAGCGGGCCGCGGGCGGCGGCGCCGAGCCGGCCGACCCTGACCGCGTGCGCAGGACACTGGCCTTCGAGAGGCCCGTGGAGGAAGGTCAGGCCGGGCGCGGAAAAGTCCCGGAAGGACCGGGGGCGGCGTGA